One segment of Brachyhypopomus gauderio isolate BG-103 unplaced genomic scaffold, BGAUD_0.2 sc63, whole genome shotgun sequence DNA contains the following:
- the bptf gene encoding nucleosome-remodeling factor subunit BPTF isoform X1: protein MRGRRGRPPKTLPMQEPSPGPVRGLRPRRGLRVRGRGGAADDDFVTPKRGSHHSSRGRRKAGSAGPRGRGRGRGCGRGRGRRSAPSSVVYDDHESDEEEEDAVSLASEEDEYVEEEPVTDEEDEEVADDQSDYLDELPDDDDASYCTESSRGSTPGRRRRRPRRPPSPILEQKEIPALELPKPSEDLLIPAAQLLNASAIYEVLRSFTTVLRLSPFRFEDFCAALVGQEQCTLMAETHVALLKAILREEDTSNTTFGPADLKDSINSTLYLVDGMTWPEVVRSYCESDPEYSDVLPHLEADDYPFGPLESKVKVLQFLVDQFLTTNLAREELMSEGVVQYDDHCRVCHRLGDLLCCETCSAVYHLECVKPPLEEVPEDEWQCEICVAHKVPGVSDCVMEVQRCRPYLRQEPVGYDRHQRKYWFLNRRIIVEEDGEEEVGKHIWYYSSRVQLEELLEVLDKDFWENDLCAVLDELREEIHAHMDITEELTNKARGTNKSYLSVSNEEIMEKKKSQRESELGEVSQQDAEKGCEGSKVSEEGEVDNVSSPVADGSPPQQNSGDGSAVAEKTVLDVTAPPAGEDNNSGVSGHPQADSPSLTKANPQSPAGGAAVVSSTGEDPGEGAEVERDGEDKGSEVGCRGEGEEPAPESEPAQTADENSCSSNFSISDCLRAPGEAELADRSSQSSLTSQDDAGEGKENADGTRTGSGLRMVTRLRNPDSKLSQRRIMRDKDSGSQDGSRTLKESSPTLSGSGRKDPAGKSSPGGGLFKLGQEGKFRVYHNQYSTNTLALNKHQHREDHDKRRHLSHKFCMTPAGEFKWNGSVHGSKTLTVSTLRLTIIQLENNVPAPFLHPNWASHRSNWIKAVQMCSKAREFALALAILECAIKPVVMLPVWKDSLGHTRLHRMTSMEREEKEKVKKREKKLEDEETMQQATWVKYTFPIKHQVWKQKGEEYRVTGYGGWSWVSKTHVHRFVPRLPGNTNVNYRKALEAAKTSKENQASCPQKQNNPAKTRDLSDSTHNPTDKDTEQNSIPDSPKDRSSGEEQVVKENNQIDEEKMQVEEKMEVEEKTEEKQDDLTKNESSELLDKGASDSVGITEEKVNIRTPSPLLHDPSVEGKGCVDDESKACATAQKQVHFDYEVVNVSEGFQLRTAYKKKVKASKLDGLLERRIKQFTLEERQRLEKFKQASIFKPTASEKVKEDQEKTNSFINQEVKTEGTTFETTKVATADQIGHPVMKDKDPVVQKLDFDQHEVKPIYSEQTDNLDVRLGSGPKPEAAGVSSVGHGQKTAELGHKTGNGAIITNASELNGNSRKNLEPSFMKTEMLGPIFEDVERKTTNEENSSVGENGLNVERTLPVHVNGKDGSVDSPPTNLTDGIGSNETMRPLQTKEPLKSLMNGDLTQEPQRTKLDEEPRLGRSDLEYLPPQKVARQENNTQGPAVSSSLSQLSSAEASLNPETLNNSTKVAPVEAERTEAKSLLPSPVPSTEESSLSNDVAENSSSSGGGVKTVITQVTTTTTTTTTVSTESRTVQKAERSASLEATANNASVMFASTEPKVESTVSVASLSTTTTTTVTKVTNPSHGAMVTEESKTVLTATLADAKSGSSGCSLTSMTVSKEYSTRGRVRLMKFSRSKKTRSGTALPSYRKFVTKSSKKSIFVLPNDDLKKLARRAGIREVPIFNYNAKPALDIWPYPSPRPTFGITWRYRLQTVRSLAGVSLMLRLLWACLRWDDMAVKPSPAVGTTRTETSDTDITTTEIIKRRDVGPYGIRSEYCIRKIICPLGVPETPKETPTPQRKGLRSSALRPKKPEPSKQTGPVVIETWVPEEDLELWEIRAFTERVEREKAQAADPAKVSVQKKAEEIKAQLEAQLKHQRLAAQQKRLEQQKPGATVTPTTLTTTPTSAVSSTQKVVVGSLTSPVTPGTKVVLATKLGTPVTFQQNKNFQQTFASWVKQGQGNTGVVQVQQKVVGIIPSSTAASAQSFSSFQSRSVNINIRPNTSTSTQQICTFQVTTTGTPLRPGMTVVRSPLQQATALGKTIIRTPLVVQQGILPASQGQQVVTQIIRGAPVSKAVTSTSPAQAGAGSRVMGSPSRPSTPGQAQTPGTARPQQGQVKLTLAQLTQLTQGAQGGSPGLTVVIQGQGQTTGQLQVIPQGVTVIPGPGQQLMQAAMPNGQVQRFLFTPTVSAPAPAAAAPAEPTPITSATTAGTTTTPTAPAQPVIQPGVQAQPPTQPSNVPTSPPSLPMSQPTQLAATPAQTPTPSSPLPTLQPHLSSPQPQAPLQPQSQIQPQTLSQPQIQPQTLSLPQIQPQTHSQPQIVQQTLSLPQIQPQTLSQPQIQPQTPSQPQIQPQTLAQPHIQPQTLAQPQIQSQTLSQPQILQQTLSQPQILQQTLSQPQILQQTLSQPQILPQTLAQPQIQPQTLSQPQIQPQTLSQPQILQQTLAQPQIQPQTLSQPQILQQTLAQPQIQPQILQQTLSQIQIQPQTLSQIQIQPQTLSQTQIQPQIHSQPQIQSQTPSQPQIQPQTQIQPQAHLQPQIQSQVHLQPQIQPQTHSQPQFQLQPQLQIQSQPQLQIQSQPQPQSQPQPQLQPQLQLQLQPQPQPSPHIHAQTPIQPSPALPVSHVAQVTSPPAQVATLSVAPQVTQATVAQVRPQLQLPAQLLSVPGLQQQVLSHIQNQVAAQLQAQGTLPQQIKLQLPIQIQQQGGGQVQTHQIQNLVTIQTASVQEQLQRIQQLREQQQQKKKQQQEAKREHVQQSSSQSDLLQKQVVMKQNAAIEHLKQKKSMTPSEREENQRMIVCNQVMKFILDKIDKDEKQAAKKRKREESVEQKRSKQNASKLSALLFKHKEQLKAEILKKRALLDKELQVEVQDELRKDLSKLRREKEKTQTPASQAAAVASSAQPAVLAAPTAAVLSSPTSGHKRKREDDRDAASAKNKKKKMISTSSKDSKRDTKLYCVCKTPYDESKFYIGCDLCSNWYHGECVGITEKEAKKMDDYICMECKRAQEGGSEELYCICRTPYDESQFYIGCDRCQNWYHGRCVGILQSEATHIDEYVCPQCQSTEEAMTVLTPLTDKDYEGLKRILRSLQAHKMAWPFLEPVDPNDAPDYYGVIKEPMDLSTIEQRIQKRFYNKLTEFVADMTKIFDNCRYYNPSDSPFYQCAEFLESFFVQKLKAFKASRSHNNKLQSSAS, encoded by the exons ATGAGGGGGAGACGAGGCAGGCCGCCCAAAACCCTGCCGATGCAGGAGCCGTCTCCGGGGCCGGTGCGCGGCCTCAGACCGCGCCGAGGGCTCAGGGTGCGGGGGAGAGGCGGCGCCGCCGACGACGATTTCGTGACTCCCAAGCGGGGTAGTCACCACTCGTCGCGGGGCCGCCGGAAAGCGGGGTCCGCGGGGCcgaggggcaggggcagggggagAGGATGCGGGAGAGGCCGGGGCAGGCGCAGCGCCCCCAGCTCGGTGGTGTACGACGACCACGAGAgcgacgaggaggaggaggacgcgGTCAGCCTGGCGTCCGAGGAGGACGAGTACGTGGAGGAGGAGCCCGTGACGgacgaggaggacgaggaggtggCGGACGACCAGTCGGACTACCTGGACGAGCTGCCCGACGACGACGACGCCAGCTACTGCACCGAGAGCAGCCGCGGCAGCACCCCAG GCCGAAGGAGACGAAGACCCCGTCGACCACCGTCTCCCATTCTGGAGCAGAAGGAGATCCCTGCTCTGGAGCTGCCGAAGCCCTCCGAAGACCTCCTCATCCCTGCCGCGCAGCTCCTGAATGCCTCGGCCATCTACGAGGTTTTGCGCAGCTTCACCACCGTCCTCCGCCTCTCACCCTTCCGCTTCGAGGACTTCTGCGCGGCCCTGGTGGGCCAGGAGCAGTGCACGCTGATGGCGGAGACGCACGTGGCGCTCCTGAAGGCCATCCTGCGTGAGGAGgacacctccaacaccaccttcgGCCCGGCCGACCTCAAGGACAGCATCAACTCCACGCTCTACCTGGTGGACGGCATGACGTGGCCCGAGGTGGTGCGCTCTTACTGCGAGAGCGACCCGGAGTACAGCGACGTGCTGCCGCACCTGGAGGCCGACGACTACCCGTTCGGGCCGCTGGAGAGCAAGGTGAAGGTGCTGCAGTTCCTGGTAGACCAGTTCCTCACCACCAACCTGGCGCGGGAGGAGCTGATGTCGGAGGGCGTGGTGCAGTACGACGACCACTGTCGCGTGTGCCACCGCCTCGGGGACCTGCTCTGCTGCGAGACCTGCTCGGCCGTCTACCACCTGGAGTGCGTGAAGCCTCCTCTGGAGGAGGTGCCCGAGGACGAGTGGCAGTGCGAGATCTGCGTGGCGCACAAGGTGCCCGGCGTGAGCGACTGCGTGATGGAGGTCCAGAGGTGTAGGCCGTACCTCCGGCAGGAGCCCGTCGGGTACGACCGGCACCAGAGGAAGTATTGGTTCCTCAACCGCAGGATCATTGT ggAGGAGgatggggaggaggaggtgggcaAGCACATCTGGTACTACAGCTCCAGGGTGCAGTTGGAGGAACTCCTGGAGGTGCTGGATAAAGACTTCTGGGAGAATGACCTGTGTGCGGTGCTGGATGAGCTGCGTGAGGAGATCCACGCCCACATGGACATCACTGAAGAACTCACCAACAAGGCCCGGGGGACCAACAAGAGCTACTTGTCAGTCTCCAATG AGGAGATAATGGAGAAGAAGAAGTCCCAACGGGAGTCGGAGCTTGGTGAGGTGAGCCAGCAAGATGCTGAGAAGGGCTGtgaggggtcaaaggtcagcgaGGAAGGAGAGGTCGATAACGTGTCCTCCCCTGTGGCTGATGGGTCCCCCCCCCAGCAGAACTCTGGTGACGGGAGTGCGGTCGCTGAGAAGACTGTGCTTGATG TGacagctccccctgctggtgagGACAACAACAGCGGTGTGTCTGGGCACCCTCAGGCAGATTCGCCTAGCTTGACCAAAGCCAACCCCCAGAGCCCTGCGGGGGGCGCTGCAGTCGTCTCCTCCACTGGGGAGGACCCTGGGGAAGGGGCTGAGGTGGAAAGGGATGGGGAAG ATAAAGGCTCGGAGGTGGGTTGCCGTGgcgagggggaggagcctgCCCCGGAGAGCGAGCCTGCGCAGACGGCCGACGAGAACAGCTGCAGCAGCAACTTCTCCATCTCCGACTGCCTGAGGGCCCCGGGGGAGGCGGAGCTAGCGGATCGCTCCTCCCAGTCCTCGCTCACCAGCCAGGACGACGCCG GTGAAGGTAAAGAAAACGCAGACGGCACGCGGACGGGCTCGGGCCTGCGCATGGTGACGCGTCTTCGCAACCCCGACAGCAAGCTGAGCCAGCGCAGGATCATGCGGGACAAAGACAGCGGCTCGCAGGACGGCAGCAGGACGCTGAAAGAG TCCTCTCCGACGCTGTCCGGCTCCGGCAGGAAGGACCCGGCTGGGAAGAGCAGCCCCGGCGGAGGTCTGTTCAAGCTGGGCCAGGAGGGCAAGTTCCGCGTCTACCACAACCAGTACAGCACGAACACGCTGGCGCTGAACAAGCACCAGCACCGCGAGGACCACGACAAGCGCCGACACCTCTCGCACAAGTTCTGCATGACGCCCGCCGGCGAGTTCAAGTGGAACGGCTCCGTGCACGGCTCCAAGACGCTCACCGTCTCCACGCTGAGGCTCACCATCATCCAGCTGGAGAACAACGTGCCCgcccccttcctgcaccccaacTGGGCCTCACACAG ATCAAACTGGATCAAGGCCGTGCAGATGTGCAGTAAAGCCCGGGAGTTCGCCCTGGCGCTGGCTATTCTGGAGTGTGCCATCAAGCCAGTGGTTATGCTCCCTGTGTGGAAGGATTCTCTGGGTCACACGAG GCTTCACAGAATGACCTCCATGGAGcgtgaggagaaggagaaggtgaaaaagagggagaaaaaactggaggatgaagagaCCATGCAGCAGGCCACATGGGTGAAATACACATTCCCCATTAAGCACCAG GTGTGGAAACAGAAGGGTGAGGAGTACCGAGTGACGGGCTATGGTGGTTGGAGTTGGGTGAGCAAGACCCACGTCCATCGCTTTGTCCCCAGACTACCTGGGAATACAAACGTCAACTACCGAAAAGCACTTGAGG CAGCTAAAACCAGCAAGGAAAATCAAGCGTCCTGCccacagaaacaaaacaacccTGCAAAGACGCGAGATCTCTCAGATTCCACCCACAATCCCACAGACAAAGACACAGAACAAAATTCAATTCCAGATTCCCCAAAGGACCGTTCGTCTGGTGAGGAGCAAGTAGTGAAGGAGAATAATCAAATAGATGAGGAGAAGATGCAGGTTGAGGAGAAGATGGAGGTTGAGGAGAAGACTGAGGAGAAGCAAGATGATCTTACCAAGAATGAGTCTTCTGAACTTCTGGATAAGGGTGCTTCGGACTCTGTCGGTATCACTGAAGAAAAAG TAAATATTCGAACACCATCACCTTTATTGCATGATCCATCTGTGGAAGGGAAGGGTTGTGTTGATGACGAGTCTAAAGCATGTGCAACTGCTCAGAAACAAGTTCACTTTGACTATGAAGTTGTGAACGTAAGTGAGGGCTTCCAGCTGCGTACGGCGTACAAAAAGAAGGTCAAGGCCTCAAAGCTGGATGGTCTTCTGGAGCGGCGCATAAAGCAGTTCACGTTGGAGGAGAGGCAGAGGCTTGAGAAGTTCAAGCAGGCTTCCATCTTCAAACCTACTGCCAGTGAGAAGGTAAAGGAAGATCAGGAGAAGACCAACTCGTTCATAAACCAAGAGGTAAAAACTGAAGGAACCACCTTTGAAACTACAAAGGTTGCCACAGCTGATCAGATAGGACACCCAGTGATGAAGGACAAAGACCCTGTGGTCCAAAAACTTGATTTTGACCAACATGAGGTAAAGCCAATTTATTCAGAGCAGACTGATAATCTTGATGTCAGGTTGGGCTCCGGTCCAAAGCCTGAAGCAGCAGGTGTGTCGTCTGTGGGACACGGGCAGAAAACAGCCGAGTTAGGGCACAAAACGGGCAATGGAGCAATAATAACAAACGCTTCTGAGCTTAATGGAAACTCTCGGAAAAATCTTGAGCCAAGTTTTATGAAGACAGAAATGCTGGGTCCCATATTTGAGGATGTGGAGAGGAAAACTACCAATGAAGAAAATTCTTCTGTGGGTGAGAACGGCTTGAATGTAGAAAGAACTTTGCCAGTCCATGTAAATGGGAAAGACGGCTCCGTTGACTCTCCACCCACAAATCTGACTGATGGCATCGGTTCAAATGAAACGATGAGACCATTGCAAACAAAAGAACCCCTGAAATCGTTAATGAACGGTGACTTGACTCAAGAGCCTCAGAGGACTAAACTCGATGAAGAGCCAAGGTTGGGCAGGTCAGACTTGGAGTATTTACCCCCTCAGAAGGTCGCCAGGCAGGAGAACAACACGCAAGGCCCTGCTGTCAGTTCTTCACTCTCCCAGCTCTCCTCAGCAGAAGCTAGCTTAAATCCAGAAACGCTTAATAACAGCACCAAGGTGGCACCAGTAGAGGCCGAACGGACCGAGGCGAAATCTCTCCTCCCGTCACCTGTTCCGTCCACAGAGGAGTCCAGTCTAAGCAATGACGTTGCTGAGAACAGCAGTAGCAGTGGTGGTGGGGTGAAGACCGTAATCACACAAGTCACCACAACTACCACTACAACCACTACAGTGTCTACGGAATCGCGCACTGTGCAAAAGGCTGAACGGTCGGCCTCACTTGAAGCTACTGCTAACAATGCTTCTGTCATGTTTGCATCGACTGAACCAAAGGTGGAGTCCACAGTGTCGGTTGCCTCTCTATCCACTACGACTACTACCACCGTCACCAAGGTAACTAACCCGAGCCATGGAGCCATGGTAACAGAGGAAAGCAAGACCGTGCTCACAGCAACGCTAGCTGATGCTAAATCTGGGTCCTCTGGCTGTTCCTTAACCTCTATGACTGTGAGTAAGGAATACTCCACCAGGGGCAGGGTACGGCTGATGAAGTTCTCCCGCTCCAAGAAGACTCGGTCTGGAACTGCGCTGCCTTCTTACCGCAAGTTTGTAACCAAGAGCAGCAAGAAGAGCATTTTTGTGCTTCCCAACGATGACCTGAAGAAGCTAGCGAGGCGGGCCGGCATTCGTGAGGTGCCCATCTTCAACTACAACGCCAAACCAGCTCTAGACATCTGGCCCTATCCATCCCCAAGACCAACGTTTGGAATCACATGGAG GTACCGGCTTCAGACAGTGAGGTCTTTGGCCGGAGTAAGTCTGATGTTACGGCTGCTCTGGGCGTGTCTCAGGTGGGACGACATGGCAGTGAAGCCCTCTCCTGCTGTTGGAACAACACGCACAG AAACATCCGATACTGACATCACCACCACGGAGATCATCAAGCGGAGAGATGTGGGACCTTATGGCATCCGTTCAGAGTACTGCATCAGGAAGATCATCTGCCCCCTTGGGGTGCCTGAAACTCCCAAAG AGACCCCAACGCCTCAGAGAAAGGGCCTGCGCTCCAGCGCTCTGCGGCCAAAGAAGCCGGAGCCGTCGAAGCAGACGGGGCCTGTAGTCATTGAGACGTGGGTGCCAGAGGAAGATCTGGAGCTCTGGGAGATTCGAGCCTTTACTGAAAG GGTGGAGAGGGAAAAGGCACAGGCAGCAGACCCAGCTAAGGTTAGTGTGCAGAAGAAAGCTGAGGAGATCAAGGCCCAATTGGAAGCTCAGCTAAAGCACCAGAGATTGGCAGCCCAGCAG AAACGGTTGGAGCAGCAGAAACCTGGAGCCACTGTAACCCCAACCACTTtgaccaccacacccaccagcgCTGTGTCATCCACCCAGAAGGTGGTGGTAGGCTCCCTGACCAGTCCAGTCACCCCTGGGACAAAGGTGGTACTGGCCACCAAATTAGGTACTCCAGTGACATTCCAGCAGAACAAGAACTTCCAGCAGACATTTGCCTCCTGGGTCAAGCAAGGCCAAGGAAATACAG gtgtggtccaggtgcagcaGAAGGTGGTGGGCATCATTCCATCCAGTACAGCTGCCAGTGCACAGTCGTTCTCCTCATTCCAGTCACGTTCAGTCAACATCAACATCAGGCCCAACACCAGCACCTCTACACAGCAG ATATGTACGTTTCAGGTCACCACAACTGGAACCCCGCTCCGGCCCGGAATGACGGTGGTCCGTTCCCCTCTCCAGCAGGCAACGGCTCTGGGCAAGACCATCATTCGCACCCCCCTGGTGGTTCAACAAGGTATTCTTCCTGCAA GTCAGGGCCAGCAGGTGGTAACTCAGATCATCCGAGGAGCTCCTGTGTCCAAGGCTGTGACCAGCACCAGCCCGGCCCAGGCCGGCGCAGGGTCGCGGGTCATGGGCTCTCCGTCTCGGCCGTCCACTCCAGGCCAAGCCCAGACGCCCGGCACTGCCCGGCCGCAGCAGGGCCAGGTCAAACTCACCCTGGCTCAGCTCACGCAACTCACGCAAGGAGCTCAG GGAGGGAGCCCAGGGTTGACTGTGGTGATCCAGGGCCAGGGACAGACCACAGGACAGCTCCAGGTCATCCCCCAGGGGGTGACGGTCATACCAGGTCCTGGGCAGCAGCTCATGCAGGCAGCCATGCCCAACGGCCAGGTCCAGCGTTTCCTCTTCACTCCTACCGTGTCTGCACCAGCACCGGCTGCTGCAGCACCTGCCGaacccacacccatcacctcaGCTACCACCGCTGGCACCACAACCACGCCTACAGCACCTGCACAGCCAG TGATACAACCTGGAGTACAGGCCCAACCTCCTACCCAGCCCTCCAACGTTCCAACATCTCCTCCTTCTCTGCCAATGTCCCAACCCACCCAACTTGCAGCTACTCCAGCCCAAACCCCAACACCTTCCTCGCCTCTCCCTACTCTGCAACCCCACCTTTCTTCTCCGCAGCCACAGGCCCCACTGCAACCACAATCCCAAATTCAACCGCAAACCCTCTCTCAACCACAGATTCAGCCGCAAACCCTCTCACTACCACAGATTCAGCCACAAACCCACTCTCAGCCACAGATTGTGCAACAAACCCTCTCACTACCACAGATTCAGCCGCAAACCCTCTCTCAACCACAGATTCAGCCACAAACCCCCTCTCAGCCACAGATTCAGCCACAAACCCTCGCTCAACCACATATTCAGCCACAAACTCTCGCTCAACCACAGATTCAGTCACAAACCCTCTCTCAGCCACAGATTCTGCAACAAACCCTCTCTCAACCACAGATTCTGCAACAAACCCTCTCTCAACCACAGATTCTGCAACAAACCCTCTCTCAACCACAGATTCTGCCACAAACCCTCGCTCAACCACAGATTCAACCACAAACCCTCTCGCAGCCACAGATTCAGCCACAAACCCTCTCGCAGCCACAGATTCTGCAACAAACCCTCGCGCAACCACAGATTCAGCCACAAACCCTCTCTCAGCCACAGATTCTGCAACAAACCCTCGCTCAACCACAGATTCAGCCACAGATTCTGCAACAAACCCTctctcaaattcaaattcaaccACAAACCCTctctcaaattcaaattcaaccACAAACCCTCTCTCAAACCCAAATTCAACCACAAATCCATTCGCAACCCCAAATTCAATCACAAACCCCATCACAACCACAAATTCAACCACAGACCCAAATTCAACCTCAAGCTCACCTGCAACCGCAAATTCAATCACAAGTACATTTACAACCCCAAATTCAACCACAAACCCATTCACAACCCCAATTTCAGCTGCAGCCCCAGCTTCAAATTCAGTCTCAACCACAGCTTCAAATTCAGTCACAGCCACAACCCCAGTCACAGCCTCAGCCCCAACTCCAACCACAACTGCAACTACAGCTTCAGCCACAACCACAACCTTCACCTCACATACATGCTCAGACCCCCATTCAGCCATCTCCTGCCTTACCTGTCTCTCATGTAGCCCAGGTGACCTCCCCTCCAGCACAGGTAGCCACTCTCTCCGTAGCCCCGCAGGTGACGCAGGCTACAGTAGCACAGGTTCGCCCTCAGCTCCAGCTTCCCGCGCAGCTCCTCAGCGTGCCTGGACTCCAGCAGCAGGTGCTCTCACACATCCAGAACCAGGTGGCGGCTCAGCTCCAAGCCCAGGGTACTCTGCCCCAACAGATCAAACTGCAGCTGCCAATTCAGATCCAGCAGCAGGGCGGTGGCCAGGTACAGACGCACCAAATCCAGAATCTAGTGACCATCCAGACAGCCAGTGTCCAGGAGCAGCTCCAGCGCATCCAGCAGCTGCGagagcagcagcagcagaagAAGAAGCAGCAGCAGGAGGCTAAGAGGGAGCACGTCCAGCAGTCCAGCAGCCAGAGTGACCTCCTGCAGAAACAG GTGGTCATGAAGCAGAACGCAGCCATAGAGCACTTAAAGCAGAAGAAGTCCATGACTccttcagagagagaggagaaccaGCG CATGATCGTGTGCAATCAGGTGATGAAGTTCATCCTGGACAAGATCGACAAGGACGAGAAGCAGGCGGCCAAGAAGCGGAAGCGGGAGGAGTCTGTGGAGCAGAAACGTAGTAAGCAGAATGCCAGCAAGCTCTCCGCCCTGCTCTTCAAACACAAGGAGCAGCTGAAAGCGGAGATCCTCAAGAAGAGGGCGCTGCTCGACAAGGAGCTGCAGGTGGAGGTTCAG GACGAGTTGAGGAAGGACCTGAGTAAGCtcaggagggagaaggagaagacCCAGACCCCCGCGTCGCAGGCAGCTGCCGTGGCCAGCAGCGCCCAGCCGGCCGTCCTCGCCGCCCCCACCGCCGCGGTGCTCTCCTCGCCCACGTCTGGCCACAAACGTAAGCGCGAAGACGACCGCGACGCGGCCTCCGCCAAGAACAAAAAGAAGAAGATGATCTCCACGTCCTCGAAGGACAGCAAAAGGGACACCAAACTGTACTGTGTGTGCAAAACGCCTTACGACGAGTCCAA GTTTTATATCGGTTGTGATCTCTGCTCGAATTGGTACCACGGCGAGTGTGTGGGCATCACAGAGAAGGAGGCCAAGAAGATGGACGACTACATCTGTATGGAGTGTAAACGGGCTCAGGAGGGCGGCTCGGAGGAACTCTACTGCATCTGCCGGACGCCATACGATGAGTCCCA GTTCTACATCGGCTGCGACCGCTGCCAGAACTGGTACCACGGGCGATGCGTGGGCATCCTGCAGAGCGAGGCCACGCACATCGACGAGTACGTGTGCCCGCAGTGCCAGTCCACGGAGGAGGCCATGACCGTGCTGACGCCGCTCACGGACAAGGACTACGAGGGCCTGAAGCGGATCCTGCGCTCCTTACAG GCCCACAAGATGGCGTGGCCGTTCCTGGAACCCGTCGACCCTAATGATGCTCCGGATTACTACGGGGTCATAAAGGAACCGATGG ACCTGTCTACAATAGAGCAGCGGATACAGAAGCGATTTTACAACAAATTAACAGAATTCGTAGCGGACATGACCAAAATTTTCGACAATTGCCGCTACTACAACCCCAGTGACTCACCTTTTTACCAGTGTGCTGAGTTCCTGGAATCCTTCTTTGTACAGAAGCTTAAAGCTTTTAAAGCAAGCAG GTCTCATAACAACAAACTACAGTCTTCAGCCTCATAG